Proteins from a genomic interval of Acidimicrobiales bacterium:
- the secE gene encoding preprotein translocase subunit SecE → MNRQTKRMMQRQGQLGPDGTPESAERPVRQPPSRAQAARTTGAPPRPPLTTRVVSGVKDVRGELRKVAWGTRDEVVNYTTIVLVTLVILVSFVFLLNLGFSRAIKALFGL, encoded by the coding sequence ATGATGCAGCGCCAGGGCCAGCTCGGGCCCGACGGCACCCCCGAGTCCGCCGAACGCCCGGTCCGCCAGCCGCCGAGCCGGGCCCAGGCCGCACGCACGACCGGCGCTCCGCCCCGACCCCCGCTCACGACCCGGGTGGTCTCGGGCGTCAAGGACGTACGCGGGGAGCTGCGCAAGGTGGCCTGGGGCACCCGGGACGAGGTCGTCAACTACACGACCATCGTCCTGGTGACGCTGGTCATCCTGGTCTCGTTCGTGTTCCTGCTCAACCTCGGGTTCTCCCGGGCCATCAAGGCGTTGTTCGGGCTGTGA